The DNA region TTGAGAAAATGCGCTGGAATATGGGGTATGTCTTACAAAAGATTGCCCTTTTCCCAACAATGAATGTTAGTGAAAATATTGATGTTATTCCAGAAATGATGGGTTGGCCAAAAGAGAAACGTGCAGCTAGAATTGATGAACTACTCAATTTAGTAGGTTTAGATCCTGAATCTTACCGAAACCGACCAGTGGATGAATTATCTGGTGGGGAACAACAGCGAATTGGGATTTTACGTGCGATTGCAGCTGAACCGGATATTATTTTAATGGACGAACCTTTTTCAGCCCTAGACCCAATTTCGCGTAACCAGTTACAAGACCTCGTAGTCGATATTCATCAGCGGTTGAAGACAACCATCTTATTTGTCACACATGATATGGATGAAGCCATTAAATTAGCTGACCGAATTGGGATTATGAACCAAGGCCGCTTAATTCAAGTGGATACGGCTCAGGAAATTCTGACAAATCCAGAAAACCAGGTAGTGGCTTCCTTATTTAACCAAGAAAAAGAAGATGTCTTTGGCTTAAATATCTTCCGATCAGATATTCAGCCAATTTCCGGGGACCATCCAGATTATCCGCAAATTGATATCGCTAGCCATCAAAAAGATTTATACGCCTTACTAGCGACTGATGAGGTGGTTGAGATCACGGAAAATGATACGAGTTTAGGAACGCTAGATAGACAGGCTGTATTTGCTCGGCTAAAAAGTATATAAGGTGTTATGATATAAAGAAAATCAGAAAGGTGTGGTGGCATGTTTCAAACCCCAATTGATGACAAATTATCAATCAAAATATTAGAAGAGCGTGATGTAGAAGCTTTGTACAAGTTGATTGATCATTCACGTGATTACCTGGGTGAATACTTACCTTGGGTGAAATTCATGAAAGCTCCCGAAGACGAATTACCTTTTATTAAAGAGGGGCTACAACAATTTGCCAATAACGATGGTTTTCAATGTGGGATTTGGTTTGAAGGTCAATTAGCTGGTGTGCTTGGTTTGCATTATATTAAACACTTAAATAAGTCGACCTCAATAGGTTACTATCTAGGAGAGGAATTCCAAGGTTCAGGGATTATGACCAAGTCCGTAGCTTTCCTACTTGATTATCTTTTTAATGACTTAGCCTTAAATCGTGTAGAAATTCAAGCAGCGGTTACCAATCATAAAAGCCAAGCGATTCCAAAACGTTTGGGCTTTACTGAAGAGGGGATTCTTAGACAAGATGAACAACTAGATAGTGGGCCATCAGATTCAGTGGTATTTTCTTTACTAAGAGAAGAATACTTAGCCCAAAAATAATCATAAATTCAATAGAAATATAGATATAGGGCTGATGACTAATGTAGAAAGTCATTGGTCCTTTTTATCTGCCTTTAACTTTTACTATACATTTCTTAAGAAAGTTAATAAATAGGTGTATTTCTCGAATAATTCATCTTGAATAGACAGTAGTTTAACCTATCTTTCTTCACACTTTCTCCATCTATATAGCCCAATATATAGCTAACAACAAATAAGTGAAAGAGAAAGGTGAATGAATATGAAGGCCTATGAATTACTTGAACAAAGTGGTGTAACAGCTAGAAATCCTTTACCAGCAGATGTAGAGCAACTTGAAATTACCGGCATTAGTGAATCCTCCTTACAAGTAACCAATGGCCATCTATTTGTCGCCATTTCCGGTTATGCCACTGACGGTGAAGCCTATATCGGTAATGCCATTGAACGCGGCGCTAGCTTGATTGTGACAGAATCTGACTTAACCACTAGGGTGAATGTGCCGTTTATTCAGGTTGACAATGCTAGAGAGAGTTTAGCCCTGCTTGCATCAGCTTTTTACCACAATCCTAGCCAAGACAAGTTGGTAATAGGGATTACAGGAACTAACGGCAAAACGACAACCGCCTTATTCTTACAGCATTTACTAAAGAAAGCGGGCTTTGAAGTCGCTTATTTTGGTACCGTCTATAATGAAGTGAACGGCCAACGGTATGAAAGCAAATTAACCACGCCAAGTGCGACAGAAATTCAAGCATCCCTAGCCCGGTCAAATGACGATGTAGTGGTTATTGAAACTTCTAGTCAAGGTCTCCACCAATATAGAATGGGAGGGATGCAATTTGATTATGCCTTATTTACCAACCTACAACACGACCATTTAGACTACCACAAGACCATGGAAGCTTATTACCAAGCCAAGAAATCCCTATTCAGCTTAATGAAACCGGACGGGAAGGCCGTCATCAATAGCTATACCATGTGGGGCAACCGCCTAGCCAAAGAACTGGAAGCAAATGGTAAACAAGTCTTAACCGTAGATACTAAGAAAGGTGCGACAAGTTATGTCTTAGATAAAACAACCGACACAGCAGTTGTTGCCTTCAATGGACAAGGCGGACAAATTGAAGAAATCGAAGCGCCCTTATCAGGTGTTTATAATCAAGAAAACCTGATTTTAGCCACAACCGTCATGGTTGACCTAGGATTAGACGCTGGCAATACCAACGAGGCAATCGCAGACTTTGCGGGAATTGCGGGCCGTTTAGAATACTATCCACTAGCAGATGGTAATGAAATGGTCGTCGATTATGCCCACACGCCGGATGCTATTGAAGCCCTGTTAAAAACCCTGAACGACCAATATCCAGAACATGATATAATTCATATCTTTGGTTTTAGAGGGCAGCGGGACACTAAAAAATTCCCGCAAATGGTGTCCGCCTCGCAAACTGGGGCCGACCTAACCATACTAACCACTGACGACTTAAATGGTGTTC from Aerococcus urinaeequi includes:
- a CDS encoding UDP-N-acetylmuramoyl-L-alanyl-D-glutamate--2,6-diaminopimelate ligase, which encodes MKAYELLEQSGVTARNPLPADVEQLEITGISESSLQVTNGHLFVAISGYATDGEAYIGNAIERGASLIVTESDLTTRVNVPFIQVDNARESLALLASAFYHNPSQDKLVIGITGTNGKTTTALFLQHLLKKAGFEVAYFGTVYNEVNGQRYESKLTTPSATEIQASLARSNDDVVVIETSSQGLHQYRMGGMQFDYALFTNLQHDHLDYHKTMEAYYQAKKSLFSLMKPDGKAVINSYTMWGNRLAKELEANGKQVLTVDTKKGATSYVLDKTTDTAVVAFNGQGGQIEEIEAPLSGVYNQENLILATTVMVDLGLDAGNTNEAIADFAGIAGRLEYYPLADGNEMVVDYAHTPDAIEALLKTLNDQYPEHDIIHIFGFRGQRDTKKFPQMVSASQTGADLTILTTDDLNGVPRQEMAEKYLEYVTQYGLDSMAMALDRVEAVELALEMSPNPVLLVLTGKGHEPYLEENKYGVQSDQQVAHMFRYRQVSYSM
- a CDS encoding GNAT family N-acetyltransferase, with translation MFQTPIDDKLSIKILEERDVEALYKLIDHSRDYLGEYLPWVKFMKAPEDELPFIKEGLQQFANNDGFQCGIWFEGQLAGVLGLHYIKHLNKSTSIGYYLGEEFQGSGIMTKSVAFLLDYLFNDLALNRVEIQAAVTNHKSQAIPKRLGFTEEGILRQDEQLDSGPSDSVVFSLLREEYLAQK
- a CDS encoding ABC transporter ATP-binding protein, encoding MANIIEFKDVEKVYEDKRVIDDLNLTIHEGEFFVLVGPSGSGKTTSLKMVNGLTEPTGGDVYFKGQKIKDHDIEKMRWNMGYVLQKIALFPTMNVSENIDVIPEMMGWPKEKRAARIDELLNLVGLDPESYRNRPVDELSGGEQQRIGILRAIAAEPDIILMDEPFSALDPISRNQLQDLVVDIHQRLKTTILFVTHDMDEAIKLADRIGIMNQGRLIQVDTAQEILTNPENQVVASLFNQEKEDVFGLNIFRSDIQPISGDHPDYPQIDIASHQKDLYALLATDEVVEITENDTSLGTLDRQAVFARLKSI